A segment of the uncultured Desulfobulbus sp. genome:
AGCGCCGCTGGTACGACTTGACGACTCAGGGGAGCGTCATTGAGATGATCCCATGCAGGAGCGTAGGAACGAGCAAACCACGACGAGATTCCTCCGGACGTTCGGAATGACAGACGGGCAAGGAGGGCAAGGTGGGGCCGACCTCTGGTGTCCCCCACGTCCTTCCTTATACGTCCGGATTCTCCAGGCCGTAACGTTTGATCTTGCGCCAGAGGGAAACCCGGTCGATGCCGAGAATCTTGACAGCAGCGGACTTGTTGCCCTCAACCTCGTCGAGCACTTCCAATATATACTGTTTTTCATGCTCGGCCAGGGTCGGCCACTCCTGGCGATTATCGCGGATGGTCAACCACTCGGTATCGCCGAAAACACTGGCAATATGCTGCGGTTCGACCACATCGCCCTCACAGGCAATGAGAATGCGTTGGGCAATATTTTCAAGCTCGCGAATGTTGCCGGGGTACTCGTACGACATCAGTCGTCGTTCCGCATCGGGAGAGAGCCTGGGAACGTTTCTTCCGGGGGGGACGTATTTGGCGAGGAAATGGTGGGTCAGGAGGGGAATGTCTTCACAGCGTTCAGCCAGGGACGGGGCACCAATGGTGAGGACATCGAGGCGGTAGAAGAGATCCGAACGAAAGGCCCCGGTTTCGGTTTCCCGTTTGAGGTCTTTGTTGGTCGCTGCCAGCACCCGGAAATCCACCGCAATTTCCTGGGTGCCTCCGACCCGCATCACGGTTCGTTCCTGGAGCACCCGCAGCAGTTTGACCTGCATTAGCAGCGGCAATTCGCCGACCTCGTCGAAGAAGACCGTGCCGCCCTCGGCCATTTCCAGCAGCCCTTTTTTCGCCTTGTTGGCCCCGGTAAAGGCGCCCCGTTCATACCCGAAGAGTTCGCTGGCGATCAACTCTTCGGTGAACACCCCGCAGTTGAAGGCCACGAAGCGCTTTTTTGCGCGCGGACTCAACTCATGGATGGTACGGGCGATCAACTCCTTGCCGGTGCCGGTCTCCCCCTGAATGAGCACGTTGCAGTCGAGCTGGGAAACCTGGTGAATGGTCTCGCGCAGGGCCTGAATTTTGGGGCTCTGGCCGACAATGCGCCGCGTTCCCTGCTGGGTGTCGACCTGCTCGCGTAACGCCTTGATCTGCTTTCGCAGTTGGTTTTTTTCAAGCGCCTTTTCGACAATGGCTCGCAGTTCGCTGATCTTGAACGGCTTGGCCACGTAGTCGTAGGCACCGTGGCGCATGGCTTCGACCGCCGTGTCCACCGTGGCGTGGCCGGTGATCACCACCACCTCGACATCGGGCCACAGCTGCTTGGCCTCGGCCAGCACGGCCATGCCGTCCTTACCCTTCATGCACAGGTCGGTCAGGACCAGGTTGATCTCCTCCTGCCCGAGGATGCTGATAGCCTCTTCACCGTCTTTGGCCACCCGGGTCTGGTAGCCGTCTTTTTTGATGATGTGTTCCAGGTTATCGCGGGCGATGGGTTCGTCGTCCACGATAAGAATTTTCAGTTCGTTCATGCCCTTGCTCTAGGAGTGATCCTTCTCGCCGGGAACCGGTAAATGAATAAAGAAGGATGTACCCTGACCAGGGACGCTTTGCACGGTAATTGTGCCCTCATGCTTCTGAATTATGCCGTAAACTACTGAAAGGCCAAGACCTGTGCCCTGGCCTTCCTCTTTGGTGGTGAAGAAGGGATCAAATATTTTCGCTTGATTTTCATCGGAAATTCCAGAGCCTGTATCGCGGACTTCAATCACCACGCCCTTGCTGTCAAAATCCATGGCCGCAGTGATGGCAATTTCCCCCTGACGTTCGATGGCCTGGGCGGCATTGATGATCAGGTTGATGAAAACCTCCTGCATCCGTTGCACATCGATATAAAAAACCAGGTCTTGAGGGATGTCGATGGACACGTTGATGTTGGGGCCGACCTGGCTTTTGGCCAGCAGCACCGCCTTCTTCACCACATCGGAGAGCTGGGTTTCCCGTAGGCAAAATTCCTGGGCGCGGGAGAACTCGAGCAGGCTCTTGACAACATCGCGTGCCCGCAGGGTTTCCTGGTCGATGTTGTTGAGCATTTTTTTGAGGAAGGGGCCGTCGCCGCCGTCGAATTCGTCGATGGCGATCTGGCAGGAGGTGGAGATGTTGTTGAGCGGGTTGTTGAGCTGATGGGCCACTCCGGCGGTCAGGGTGCCGAGCGAGGAGAGCTTTTCCGCCTGGATGAGCTGATCCTGGCGCCGCTCAAGCTCGGAGACCATGATATTGAAGGCCTCCATGACCTGCTGAATCTCGTCGCGGGTGTTGATCACCTCGATCTTGCGAAATTTTCCCTCGGCGATATCCACCGTGGCCTTTTTGATCACCGAGAGTGGTTTGAAGATGAAGTAGACGATCAGTATTGCCAGTACGATGCCGATGCAGATCGCCATCGAGGACCAGGAAATCAGCTGCCCACGGAGGAGCGAGATCATGAGGTGAATCTGATTTTTTTCAAAAATGACGACCTGTTCGCTGATTTCAGAAATGGTTTTTCCCTGCTGGCGAATGGTGTCGGCGATTTTTGTGGTGGAAAGATCGTCGGTATTGGCCATGGCCTCCAGCTCGTTGATGGTCTGGAGATAGGTCTTGATTTCCCGGTCGAGTTCCTTGAGTTTGGGGTTCACCGCCAGGTTCTTGTCGGATTGAAGAATACGCTGGCCCAGGTCCATCGCCTCCTTGAGCATCCGCTTGTTTTCCCCCAGGGATTCCTTGTGACCGTAGAGAAAGTAATTTTTTTCAAACCGGCGTGCTTCCAACACTATGTTGTGAATTCCATAGGAAAATTCGAGAATGCCGATTTTTTTCTCGGTGGTCACCAGGTCGTCATGGCTGACAAAGGCCATCATCGAAATGGCGCTGATATAAAAAACCAGCACGGTGAGAATTTTAAAACTCAGGCCAAAGGAAAATTGTCTCAGCATAGATGCTCCTTGGGGTCATGGTTTGGATCACCCGGCATGCCAATGGGGGGATGCAGTTCATGAATGGTAAGCAATATCTGCACCGTTTTGTTGGGGGCTTGCCCCTGAGGCGAGCTGTTTTCACCAGATGAACAATAGATATCTCGTCAAGCAGAGCGGGGCGGGGGGCTCAATACATCCGGTGGCGAAAGAGCCAGGTGGCGAGGCTGAGGGTAACCAGGGCGATGATCGACATCGGCCAGAGATCGTTGACAAAATACTCGAGCCCGGCGCCTTCGAGAAAGACCCTGCGAACGATGGTGAGAAAGTAGCGCATGGGGTCGAGATAGGTCAGGGCCTGCATGAACTCTGGCATATTGGCGATCGGAGTGGAGAAGCCCGAGAGGATGACCGCCGGAACGATGAACAGAAAGGCGCCCAACAGGGCCTGCTGGAGTGTGGTTGAAAAGGAGGAGATCATCAGGCCGACGCCGATGATCGAGAGCACATAGATGATCAGCGCCGGATAGAGCACGCCCAGCGATCCCACCAGGGGGACCTTGAACCAGTACACGGTCACCGCGATGATGATCGAGGCTTCCCCAACGCCGACAATCAAGCCCGGCATGGCCTTGCCGATGAGGATTTCCCAGGGGCGGAGCGGTGTCACCAACAACTGGTCAAAGGTACCGGCCTCACGTTCGCGGGCCACGGACAGGGCGGTGACCACCAGGGTGACGATCATGGCCAGGAGGGCGACGATGCCGGGGACAATGAACCAGCGGCTCTCCAGGTTGGGGTTGAACCAGGCGCGCATGCTGAGCTGTGCCGGCAGGCCGGAACCCCTAATCGCCGCCTTTTCCTGGTTAAAGTCGGTGACGATGGTGCGCACGTAGTTGAGGGCCAGCATGGCGGTGTTGGAGTTGCGGCCGTCGATGAGCACCTGGATGGGGCAGCTCTCGCCCTGGGCCACCAGTTGGGAACACTGCTCACTGATGCGCAGGACCAACAGGGCGCCTTCCGAGTCGATCAGCGAGGAGATTTCCGCCTGCGAACGGAGGTGGCC
Coding sequences within it:
- a CDS encoding ABC transporter permease, translated to MGGRLWALIIKEFLALFRDKKSRMAVIVPPILQLLIFGYAATFDLEHATLAIFNEDRGSFSRELAARFERSSGFDVVGHLRSQAEISSLIDSEGALLVLRISEQCSQLVAQGESCPIQVLIDGRNSNTAMLALNYVRTIVTDFNQEKAAIRGSGLPAQLSMRAWFNPNLESRWFIVPGIVALLAMIVTLVVTALSVAREREAGTFDQLLVTPLRPWEILIGKAMPGLIVGVGEASIIIAVTVYWFKVPLVGSLGVLYPALIIYVLSIIGVGLMISSFSTTLQQALLGAFLFIVPAVILSGFSTPIANMPEFMQALTYLDPMRYFLTIVRRVFLEGAGLEYFVNDLWPMSIIALVTLSLATWLFRHRMY
- a CDS encoding sigma-54 dependent transcriptional regulator, with translation MNELKILIVDDEPIARDNLEHIIKKDGYQTRVAKDGEEAISILGQEEINLVLTDLCMKGKDGMAVLAEAKQLWPDVEVVVITGHATVDTAVEAMRHGAYDYVAKPFKISELRAIVEKALEKNQLRKQIKALREQVDTQQGTRRIVGQSPKIQALRETIHQVSQLDCNVLIQGETGTGKELIARTIHELSPRAKKRFVAFNCGVFTEELIASELFGYERGAFTGANKAKKGLLEMAEGGTVFFDEVGELPLLMQVKLLRVLQERTVMRVGGTQEIAVDFRVLAATNKDLKRETETGAFRSDLFYRLDVLTIGAPSLAERCEDIPLLTHHFLAKYVPPGRNVPRLSPDAERRLMSYEYPGNIRELENIAQRILIACEGDVVEPQHIASVFGDTEWLTIRDNRQEWPTLAEHEKQYILEVLDEVEGNKSAAVKILGIDRVSLWRKIKRYGLENPDV
- a CDS encoding ATP-binding protein; its protein translation is MLRQFSFGLSFKILTVLVFYISAISMMAFVSHDDLVTTEKKIGILEFSYGIHNIVLEARRFEKNYFLYGHKESLGENKRMLKEAMDLGQRILQSDKNLAVNPKLKELDREIKTYLQTINELEAMANTDDLSTTKIADTIRQQGKTISEISEQVVIFEKNQIHLMISLLRGQLISWSSMAICIGIVLAILIVYFIFKPLSVIKKATVDIAEGKFRKIEVINTRDEIQQVMEAFNIMVSELERRQDQLIQAEKLSSLGTLTAGVAHQLNNPLNNISTSCQIAIDEFDGGDGPFLKKMLNNIDQETLRARDVVKSLLEFSRAQEFCLRETQLSDVVKKAVLLAKSQVGPNINVSIDIPQDLVFYIDVQRMQEVFINLIINAAQAIERQGEIAITAAMDFDSKGVVIEVRDTGSGISDENQAKIFDPFFTTKEEGQGTGLGLSVVYGIIQKHEGTITVQSVPGQGTSFFIHLPVPGEKDHS